Within Sinorhizobium sp. RAC02, the genomic segment TGTTTCCTTGTGTTCATCTCGTGACCCTCGTTTGTTTCCATGTGGGTGATTACTCGAAGGATGTAAAACACGTAACGAGTTAAATATGCGTTGATCATGGATAGAAATATGGGTAGGCTCTACTCGCCATGAAACGCAAAACCAACTCACATCAGATCACGCGGCTCCTTGAAGCCGCCATCACGATTGCCGGCTCCGAAGCAAAGCTCGGGGCGTTGGCTGGGTATTCTCAGAATGCCATCTGGTACGCGAAGCGAAACGGTCGCGTATCTGCCGAACTTGCATCTGCAATTGATCGCGCAACGAATGGCGCGATTTCGAAGTCACAGCTCCGGCCGGATATGTTCCCGCCAGTGCACGCCCCGCCGGTGTCCGCATGACGCCGCGTCTCAACCTCCCCGCTGACGAGATAACCCGGGCCGCGCAATGGCTCGCCGACGTCAGCAACTGGCCCGACCATCCGGCCGATCTCCTCGTCCACCGCTTCGACCTGAAGTCCTGGCAGGCCCGCAAGGCTGTCGAGAAGGCGAAGCGGATGCAGTTGCTGCGGAGGGTGCACGGATGACCGACGCCCACGACTGGAAGACGACATTTCAATCCGCGATGTACGAGTGCCCCGAGCTGCGCCAGAAGAAGGTTCACCGCGATCTGCTCGGCTTCATCCTGTTCAAGGCCAACCGCAAGTCAAAGTCCTGCTGGGTCAGCCAGAAGGAGATGGCGCGGGTGCAGGGCTGCTCGATTCGCAACATCAAGGAACTGCTTCGTGACCTGCAGGGCATAGGCGTGTTGATGCAGGTCCGGTTCTCGGCACTGCCGTTGAAGGACCAGAAGGCGATCAACAGCATCTCTCCGCGGGAAATGAGCAAGAATTCGAACGTCTATTTCCTGAGCGTCGGCTGGGCAAAGGATGTGCTCGACGAGGGCCGTGTAGAGACCCCGCGTAGGGGTGAAATCAGGATTTCCGAGGATGATCGGAATCGCGGTCGAAAAACGTCCAACAGCCGACGCCAGCGATATGCTCCGATTGTCCTATCGGAAGTCCCGCGTTCCCAGACCGTTGATGACCACGACGAGTGGCTATTCCTCAACGCGGTCGGCGAAAAAGGGGGAACTGCCAGTACCCCTATTCAAACGGCAAAAGGGGGAACTCCCACTACCGGTATATCTATAGAAGAATACCAAGCCGAAAACGCTGCGCCAAACATGGGGCAGGACGGCTCAACCATTCCCCTTTATTCCAGAGCAAAAAGTGGGACGACCTATCGTTCCTCGCTGACCTTCCAACACGCCAAACCTGATCAGCATGGTTACGGCGGTGGCGAAGCCATCGCTCCGGTTCCAAGGACGAAGTCTTTGGCCCGCCCGGAGGGCACTGAGCAAGACGCTGCGCGCGCGCCTGCGCCTGAAAGGAGAGCATCATGATCGATTGCCAGGTTATTCCATTCCCGCTTGCGGCGCGGGTAGGCAAAATCCGCAGATGTGCCGAGGTTCTTCAGTCTTCACCGAACCAGCCGGTGCGCGATGCGTACTGGCGGAAAACGGTGGCGCACTTGCGGGAAAAGCTCGAGGCGCTCGGTTTGCCCGATGAGGCTGTCCGCCACGAGATCCGCCAGTTCCGCTCGGCGGTTCAGCAGGAGTACCTGCGGCGCGACTACATCGTCTACGGCGCGGGCAATGCCCCGGACGGTGCGGCATGACAGAATTTGTCACCCTCAAGCCGGGGCAGTGGGTCTTGGCGTTCCATCAGCCCTATTTCTATCCGGGCTCCGACATGGCCGAGTGGCTGGAGCGGTTTACCTCAGACGGCGGCGGCTGGCTCGGGCACAAGGCCAGTGAAACCTTCGCCGTGCACAAAGTCGAGAAGGTCATGCCGAAGACCTACGTCGCCCAGGCATGGTGGCGCAGCGCGTCTAAGGACGAGGTCTGCCGCTATCCGCGAGGGACCGTTATCCAGGCATTCGCCACTCAGGCAGAGGCGATCGCGCTGAGGGACCGCTTCCACGCGATCGGCGTCAAAGCAACCGGTGACATCGAGAAGGAGGCCACGCGCCTCATTCAATCGTATGCGGCCAAGCGCGAGGCCAAGGCGCTGAAGGAAGTTCACGCCTGCCTGCCTCACATCTTCGGGAGCGCAAGATGAACGCTTGGCCAATTTCAATCGTATCGCTGGATCATTTCTTCGGCAGACACAATGAAGTTTGCCGCGATTGTTTCGCATGCTTTTCCGTAGTCGAAACAATATGTGCAAACTTCGTTGAGGGCTGCAAAAACGCTCTCTCGCTGCCAACGGACCGTATTGTCATTCGAGATGACCTCCGAAAAGTCATGTCTAAATTCGCGGAACCGCTCACGGAGAAAGGCCTGCGAAAAAGGAGTGGGAAACTCAATATCCGACTCGAGTCGCTGCAAGACACCTGCCTGAGCAGACTTTTCAAGCTCGTCAATTGTGTCGCTGACAGTGAGCCAGTCGAAATCCGGCAAGTCGAGATCTCGCATCATTGCAATCTCGGCCATAGCTTGAAGCTCATCTGCAGCGGACCTCGCCGCGTGTGCAAGGGCCAGCAATCCCCTGAGTTCCAACCGGAATCCATCTTGTGCTTGGGCACTGGCAACTCGGACTTGCTTGGAGAGATAGAGGATTGTGGGAACGGCAGCTATGACCGCCAGCACTCCGCTCAATGCGGAGATCCACTCTCGCAGACAGTGCTCGCCGACCGCTCCAGTGCAGGCCTCATCGACGAATACGGTCCTGGCGGCGAGATAGGCCAGCAGTGCCGAAGCCATAACCCACGCAAGTCCCCAACCCATCCAGTATCCAAGATCCTTGTCCAGAAATTTCATTGGTTCCACCGCGCCATCGTTCTCGATTGGTATCTATCCGCGGGAAGTCGACAGCGGCAAGTGCAACCTCTCGGGGCGTTCACATGAGCACGATCCTCTTCGACATCATCAAACTCAAGCTGCGGATGCCGAGCACTCTGCGATTTCTCGGCGGCGTTGGGCTCACACTGGCGTTCGTTGGCGTGCTCATCCACTTCTTCGCAATCCCATATCCCTTCTACGTCACGCCGACGCTGACGGGCCCGGGATGGCTGCTCTGGCTGTATTGCCACTTTCGTTTGAAGCGTTTCGAGGGCCATCCGATGACCTACCAGTTTCCCGAATCTCTCGCCGCGCTGCGCAAGTACCTCAAGTCGAAAGGCTTCGAAGGCGATAGCGTGAAGACTTCCCGGCAGGCGGCATTTGTCGCGCAGCAGCTCCTCGGCACGCGGGTGAAGTTTCCGCCGCAGGGGCAGGACATGCACCTAGTGCTGATCGAGATCCAGAAGGCGGTACCGGTCAGCACAAAAGGTAACCAGCGGTTACCTTTCCCCGAAAGCTCCAATTCCAACAAAGGCATAGCAAACCGGAAGACCAAGCGCCGAAAAGGCGACAAAATCCCTCCTTTTGCAAAATCGAGCAAGCATAACAAGGACTTCGGTCCGCACCTGTTTGCCGAGGGAGTCCACATCTTCTGCGATGGTGCCTGCGAGCCAAATCCAGGCGCCGGCGGCTGGGGCTACGCGGCCTACCGCGATGGCGTGGAGATTGAGGCATTCCACGGCGGTAATGCGGCCACGACGAACAACCAGATGGAATTGCTGGGGCTGCTCAATGCTATCGAGAAGGCGAAAGCGCTTATCGGCAAGTTCGGCGCGCTCGTCACCGTCTGGTGCGACAGCCAGTATTGCGTCGAAGGCGCGAATGTCTGGGTTCAGACATGGAAGGCGAGGGGCTGGAACAAGAAGAAGTTGAACAGTCCGAACCGTGCCGGCGGTGAAATCAAGAACCTCGAGCTATGGCAGGCGATCGACGCGGCGCTTGGTGATGCGCTGATCACAGGCAGCCTCGCAATCAACTGGGTGAAGGGCCACGCCGGCATAGTCGGTAACGAGCGCGCGGACGAACTGGCGGAGATCGGGCGGCAGGAGGCCATGGAACTTCCGGGCAATCGCCCGGAGGTCGGTGAGGACCTCGACGAGCGCTACCGC encodes:
- a CDS encoding YdaS family helix-turn-helix protein, with product MKRKTNSHQITRLLEAAITIAGSEAKLGALAGYSQNAIWYAKRNGRVSAELASAIDRATNGAISKSQLRPDMFPPVHAPPVSA
- a CDS encoding DUF6074 family protein produces the protein MIDCQVIPFPLAARVGKIRRCAEVLQSSPNQPVRDAYWRKTVAHLREKLEALGLPDEAVRHEIRQFRSAVQQEYLRRDYIVYGAGNAPDGAA
- a CDS encoding ribonuclease H; amino-acid sequence: MSTILFDIIKLKLRMPSTLRFLGGVGLTLAFVGVLIHFFAIPYPFYVTPTLTGPGWLLWLYCHFRLKRFEGHPMTYQFPESLAALRKYLKSKGFEGDSVKTSRQAAFVAQQLLGTRVKFPPQGQDMHLVLIEIQKAVPVSTKGNQRLPFPESSNSNKGIANRKTKRRKGDKIPPFAKSSKHNKDFGPHLFAEGVHIFCDGACEPNPGAGGWGYAAYRDGVEIEAFHGGNAATTNNQMELLGLLNAIEKAKALIGKFGALVTVWCDSQYCVEGANVWVQTWKARGWNKKKLNSPNRAGGEIKNLELWQAIDAALGDALITGSLAINWVKGHAGIVGNERADELAEIGRQEAMELPGNRPEVGEDLDERYRQIMGAA